The Anoxybacillus flavithermus genome has a segment encoding these proteins:
- a CDS encoding molecular chaperone DnaJ, with protein MSKRDYYEVLGVSKNATKEEIKKAYRKLSKQYHPDINKAPDAAEKFKEIKEAYEVLSDDQKRAHYDQFGHTDPNQQFGGFGGADFDFGGFGGFEDIFSSFFGGGRRRDPNAPRAGADLQYTMRLTFEEAVFGKETNIEIPREETCDTCHGSGAKPGTKKETCAHCHGTGQLTIEQATPFGRIVNRRPCHYCGGTGHFIKEKCSTCHGTGRVKKRKKIHVKIPAGVDDGQQLRLAGQGEPGINGGPSGDLYIVFHVEPHEFFERDGDDIYCEMPITFTQAALGAEIEVPTLYGKVKLKIPAGTQTGTKFRLKGKGVPNVHGYGKGDQHIRVRVVTPTKLTERQKQLLREFEQLSQGNGQEDSFFAKVKRAFKGE; from the coding sequence ATGAGTAAACGAGACTATTATGAAGTGCTCGGCGTGAGTAAAAACGCAACAAAAGAAGAAATTAAAAAAGCGTATCGAAAATTATCAAAGCAGTATCATCCAGATATTAATAAAGCGCCCGATGCAGCTGAAAAGTTTAAAGAAATTAAAGAAGCATACGAAGTGTTAAGCGATGACCAAAAGCGCGCGCACTACGATCAGTTCGGTCATACCGATCCGAACCAACAGTTTGGTGGATTTGGCGGCGCTGATTTTGATTTTGGTGGATTCGGTGGATTCGAAGATATTTTTAGTAGTTTTTTTGGCGGTGGGCGTCGACGTGATCCGAACGCACCGCGCGCAGGGGCAGATTTGCAATATACGATGCGTTTAACATTTGAAGAAGCGGTTTTTGGAAAGGAAACAAATATTGAAATTCCACGTGAAGAAACGTGTGATACGTGTCACGGTTCTGGGGCGAAGCCAGGAACGAAAAAAGAAACGTGCGCGCATTGTCACGGTACAGGGCAATTAACGATTGAACAAGCGACGCCGTTTGGTCGCATCGTAAATCGTCGCCCTTGTCATTATTGCGGCGGCACAGGACACTTTATTAAAGAAAAATGTTCGACATGTCATGGAACAGGTCGCGTGAAAAAACGGAAAAAAATTCACGTCAAAATTCCTGCCGGTGTCGATGACGGTCAACAATTGCGCTTAGCAGGTCAAGGTGAGCCAGGAATAAACGGTGGACCATCAGGAGACTTGTACATCGTTTTCCACGTTGAACCACATGAATTTTTCGAACGGGATGGCGATGATATTTATTGTGAAATGCCAATTACATTTACGCAAGCCGCGCTCGGTGCAGAGATTGAAGTGCCGACGTTGTACGGAAAAGTGAAGTTGAAAATTCCAGCTGGTACGCAAACAGGTACAAAATTCCGTTTGAAAGGAAAAGGAGTACCGAATGTGCATGGGTACGGAAAAGGAGATCAACATATTCGCGTTCGTGTTGTCACACCAACGAAATTAACGGAACGTCAAAAACAATTGTTGCGTGAATTTGAACAACTCAGTCAAGGGAATGGACAAGAAGATAGCTTTTTTGCAAAAGTGAAGCGAGCATTTAAAGGGGAGTAA
- a CDS encoding 50S ribosomal protein L11 methyltransferase produces the protein MKWSEISIHTTHEAVEAISNILHEAGAGGVVIEDPFELTKERETTYGEIYQLNPDDYPEEGVIIKAYLPVNSFLGETVEEIKQAINNLMLYNIDIGRNKITISEVNEEEWATAWKKYYNPVKISERFTIVPTWETYEPVSSDELIIELDPGMAFGTGTHPTTVMCIQALEKTVKKGDTVVDVGTGSGILSIAAAMLGAKRVHALDLDPVAVESAKLNVKLNKVHDVVTVSQNNLLDRMDEQADVIVANILAEIILRFVDDAYRLLRSDGVFITSGIIQTKKQEVKEGLLRAGFTIEETLTMEDWVAFIAKKQ, from the coding sequence ATGAAATGGTCAGAAATAAGCATTCATACAACACACGAAGCGGTCGAGGCAATTTCGAATATTTTACATGAAGCAGGTGCTGGTGGTGTCGTCATTGAAGATCCGTTTGAACTAACGAAAGAACGTGAAACGACTTACGGGGAAATCTACCAACTCAATCCTGACGATTACCCCGAAGAAGGCGTCATTATTAAAGCATATTTACCGGTGAATAGTTTTTTAGGTGAAACAGTCGAAGAAATTAAACAAGCGATTAATAACTTAATGTTATATAACATCGATATTGGAAGAAATAAAATTACGATTAGCGAAGTGAACGAAGAGGAATGGGCGACAGCGTGGAAAAAGTATTACAATCCGGTCAAAATTTCTGAGCGATTTACGATCGTTCCGACATGGGAAACGTACGAACCGGTTTCAAGCGATGAATTAATTATTGAATTAGATCCGGGCATGGCGTTTGGTACAGGCACGCATCCGACAACAGTCATGTGTATTCAAGCGCTCGAAAAAACGGTAAAAAAAGGAGATACGGTCGTTGATGTCGGTACGGGATCAGGCATTTTAAGCATTGCTGCTGCGATGTTAGGGGCAAAACGTGTCCATGCGCTCGATTTAGACCCTGTGGCAGTAGAAAGTGCAAAATTGAACGTGAAGTTAAATAAAGTGCACGATGTCGTCACCGTTTCGCAAAACAATTTACTTGATCGAATGGATGAACAAGCAGATGTCATCGTCGCAAATATTTTAGCTGAAATTATTCTTCGTTTTGTCGACGATGCGTATCGTCTGTTGCGTTCAGATGGTGTGTTTATTACATCAGGTATCATTCAAACGAAAAAACAAGAAGTGAAGGAAGGGCTTCTTCGTGCTGGTTTTACCATTGAAGAAACGTTAACGATGGAAGACTGGGTTGCGTTTATTGCGAAAAAACAATAA
- a CDS encoding 16S rRNA (uracil(1498)-N(3))-methyltransferase — MQRYFVRNEQIVGDHVMISGDDVHHIGRVMRMNEGDRLLCCNERSETMLCEIEQISNDFVRCRIIQWIEANVELPVHVYVASGLLKGDKYELVLQKGTELGAKGFLPLITSRSIVKWDEKKGDKKVERWQKIVKEAAEQSHRAYMPSVYAPMTIRELIAWARDIHYKCIAYEEEAKEGHHRSFAHLLQTMNKEDSLLIVFGPEGGLSEQEVALLKEHGFVACSLGPRILRAETAPLYALSAVSYEWELK; from the coding sequence TTGCAACGATATTTTGTACGTAACGAGCAAATCGTTGGCGATCATGTCATGATTTCTGGCGATGACGTCCATCATATCGGACGGGTGATGCGCATGAATGAAGGTGATCGCCTTCTTTGTTGTAATGAACGTAGTGAAACGATGCTTTGTGAGATCGAACAAATTTCCAATGATTTTGTTCGCTGCCGTATTATACAATGGATAGAGGCAAACGTTGAACTTCCTGTACACGTATATGTCGCAAGCGGATTGTTAAAAGGAGATAAATACGAACTCGTTTTACAAAAAGGAACAGAGCTTGGAGCAAAAGGGTTTCTTCCGCTTATCACCTCTCGTTCGATCGTGAAATGGGACGAGAAAAAAGGGGATAAAAAAGTGGAGCGTTGGCAAAAAATCGTGAAAGAAGCGGCTGAACAGTCGCACAGAGCTTATATGCCATCTGTTTATGCTCCGATGACGATTCGTGAACTTATTGCATGGGCCCGCGACATTCATTATAAATGTATCGCATATGAAGAAGAGGCGAAAGAAGGACATCACCGTTCGTTTGCTCATCTTCTTCAAACGATGAACAAAGAGGACTCTCTCCTCATCGTTTTTGGACCAGAAGGTGGTCTCTCTGAACAAGAAGTAGCGTTATTAAAAGAACATGGATTTGTTGCATGCAGTCTTGGACCACGTATTTTACGGGCAGAGACAGCGCCGTTATATGCATTATCCGCTGTATCTTATGAATGGGAACTTAAGTGA
- a CDS encoding tRNA (N(6)-L-threonylcarbamoyladenosine(37)-C(2))-methylthiotransferase MtaB: protein MPTVAFHTLGCKVNHYETEAIWQLFKQAGYERKDFESHADVYVINTCTVTNTGDKKSRQVIRRAVRRNPDAVVCVTGCYAQTSPAEVMAIPGVDIVIGTQDRGKILEYIEQFKQQRQPINGVRNIMKTRVYEELDVPAFTDRTRASLKIQEGCNNFCTFCIIPWARGLMRSRDPKEVIRQAQQLVDAGYKEIVLTGIHTGGYGEDMKDYNFAMLLRDMDEQVKGLKRLRISSIEASQITDEVIDVLRQSDKIVRHLHIPLQSGSNAVLKRMRRKYTTEFFAERLARLREVFPDLAVTSDVIVGFPGETEEEFMETYEFIREQRFSELHVFPYSKRTGTPAARMPDQVDEEVKNERVHRLITLSDQLAKEYASKFEGQVLEVIPEELYKEDPASGLYVGYTDNYLKVKFPATEEMVGQLVKVKITKAGYPYNEGEFVRVIDNAHEAIRLSS, encoded by the coding sequence ATGCCAACGGTTGCATTTCATACGTTAGGATGCAAAGTGAATCATTACGAAACAGAAGCGATTTGGCAGTTATTTAAACAAGCAGGATACGAGCGAAAAGATTTTGAAAGCCACGCAGATGTATACGTTATTAATACGTGTACAGTAACGAATACAGGCGATAAAAAAAGCCGCCAAGTCATTCGTCGCGCGGTGCGCCGCAATCCTGATGCAGTCGTATGCGTAACAGGCTGTTATGCACAAACGTCTCCAGCGGAAGTGATGGCGATTCCCGGTGTCGATATCGTCATCGGGACACAAGATCGCGGCAAAATTTTAGAGTACATTGAGCAGTTTAAACAACAACGCCAGCCAATTAACGGTGTGCGCAATATTATGAAAACGCGTGTATATGAAGAGCTTGATGTGCCTGCATTTACCGATCGAACGCGGGCGTCGCTAAAAATTCAAGAAGGGTGCAATAACTTTTGTACGTTTTGCATTATTCCATGGGCGCGCGGTTTAATGCGCTCGCGCGATCCGAAAGAAGTTATTCGTCAGGCGCAACAACTCGTTGACGCAGGCTATAAAGAAATTGTATTGACGGGCATTCATACAGGCGGATATGGAGAAGATATGAAAGATTACAATTTCGCCATGTTGTTACGCGATATGGATGAGCAAGTAAAAGGATTAAAACGTTTACGCATTTCATCGATTGAAGCGAGCCAAATTACAGATGAAGTGATCGACGTATTGAGACAATCGGATAAAATCGTCCGTCATTTACACATTCCGTTGCAATCTGGTTCAAACGCGGTGTTAAAGCGAATGCGCCGCAAATATACAACTGAATTTTTTGCGGAGAGACTAGCTCGTTTACGTGAAGTATTTCCAGACTTAGCTGTAACATCAGATGTCATCGTCGGTTTCCCTGGGGAGACGGAAGAAGAATTTATGGAAACATATGAATTTATTCGTGAGCAACGCTTCTCCGAACTGCACGTCTTTCCATACTCAAAACGGACAGGCACACCAGCCGCAAGAATGCCAGATCAAGTCGATGAAGAAGTGAAAAACGAGCGCGTGCATCGTTTAATTACGCTTTCCGATCAACTAGCGAAAGAGTACGCATCAAAGTTCGAAGGACAAGTGCTTGAAGTCATTCCAGAAGAGCTTTACAAAGAAGATCCAGCGAGTGGATTATATGTCGGTTATACGGATAACTATTTAAAAGTGAAATTCCCAGCAACAGAAGAAATGGTCGGTCAACTTGTGAAAGTGAAAATTACAAAAGCAGGCTATCCATATAACGAAGGGGAATTTGTTCGCGTCATCGATAATGCTCATGAAGCTATTCGGCTAAGCTCATAA
- a CDS encoding 30S ribosomal protein S21 → MSKTIVRKNESLEDALRRFKRAVSKTGTLQEARKREFYEKPSVRRKKKSEAARKRKY, encoded by the coding sequence ATGTCAAAAACGATCGTTCGTAAAAACGAGTCGCTTGAAGATGCTCTTCGTCGCTTCAAACGTGCGGTTTCAAAAACAGGTACGTTGCAAGAAGCAAGAAAGCGCGAATTCTATGAAAAGCCAAGCGTAAGACGTAAGAAAAAGTCTGAAGCGGCTAGAAAGCGCAAATATTAA
- a CDS encoding peptidase S14 family protein, with the protein MKGGEVMVGFIVAFTHPFLAALLLIAGSVLFVWQLYDARWGWKGTMSLICFLLFFSSHLAAGLTGFGAIVLFLIGLILLVIELFVPGGVIGFLGLGTLVWSLFLAAKHSSFITASLAIAIVSAVIVGLWLSRVSKKKMVLFEKIVLTDEQRNEEGYVSHEVRMDLVGKRGVAITVLRPAGTALIDGERVDVVTEGEYIERQRPIEVIHVDGLKVVVRECKKEEEIV; encoded by the coding sequence ATGAAAGGAGGGGAAGTGATGGTCGGTTTCATTGTTGCTTTTACGCACCCATTTCTTGCTGCGCTTTTGCTCATCGCTGGCAGCGTGTTGTTTGTTTGGCAACTGTACGATGCGCGCTGGGGATGGAAAGGAACAATGAGTCTCATTTGTTTTTTACTTTTTTTCTCATCCCATTTAGCAGCAGGTTTAACGGGCTTTGGAGCGATCGTATTATTTTTGATTGGTCTCATTTTGTTAGTGATCGAGCTGTTTGTGCCAGGCGGGGTAATTGGTTTTCTCGGGCTCGGTACGCTCGTTTGGAGTTTATTTTTGGCCGCCAAACATTCTTCGTTTATTACCGCCTCTTTGGCAATCGCTATTGTGAGTGCGGTTATAGTGGGATTATGGCTTAGCCGAGTAAGCAAAAAGAAGATGGTGCTTTTTGAAAAAATAGTGCTGACCGACGAACAGCGAAATGAAGAGGGATATGTGTCTCATGAGGTACGTATGGATTTAGTTGGGAAACGCGGAGTGGCCATCACTGTATTGCGGCCAGCAGGAACGGCGCTCATTGATGGTGAACGTGTAGATGTTGTCACAGAAGGGGAGTATATTGAACGACAGCGTCCAATTGAAGTTATTCATGTAGATGGGTTAAAAGTTGTCGTTCGAGAATGTAAAAAAGAGGAGGAAATCGTATGA
- a CDS encoding sporulation protein YqfC: MIGKWKNKMRQWLTNQMELPADVVADLPRITMIGHIHIYIENHRGLLLFTDRELRLLLKNGQLLVKGESFSIKTILPEEILLEGKISHVLYLEE; the protein is encoded by the coding sequence ATGATCGGAAAATGGAAAAACAAAATGCGACAATGGTTAACAAATCAAATGGAACTGCCTGCGGATGTTGTCGCTGACCTCCCCCGCATTACGATGATCGGGCATATTCATATTTACATAGAAAACCATCGCGGTTTACTTCTGTTTACAGATCGCGAATTACGCTTGTTGTTAAAAAATGGTCAGCTACTTGTTAAAGGGGAATCGTTTAGCATTAAAACGATTTTGCCAGAAGAAATTTTGCTCGAAGGGAAAATTAGTCACGTATTATATTTAGAAGAATAG
- a CDS encoding sporulation protein YqfD codes for MKNEWMYRMSGNLRIRIVGKGLERLLNEFTRRGIYVWNVRREGEHSLTCYMLLRDIRHVRVAMRKSGCKLYVLERRGAPFWLKASWKNSGIVVGLVAFICIVFLLSNMIWRIEITGANPAVEHKVRQQLKKIGIERGALQFVIPSPETIQRTLMNHMDTVTWIGVEWRGTTLYCRVVEKKQPTETKSNTPQHLVAKKKAVITYMFVEQGQAVVEVNDHVVPGQLLVSGFIGKEGQTEIVPARGQILGETWYKSTVVVPLKTTFYMLTGKKRETHYVRFWSWKIPFFWDHEEQFSIFEKQVDEKTFRFLTWTLPIRYEKVVWREKEIAVREYSYDQAREVAKQIAREQLKRQLPSDATIQGEKVLHETKENGKVKVEMHYQVIENIATPQPIIQGD; via the coding sequence GTGAAAAACGAGTGGATGTATCGAATGTCAGGCAACTTGCGCATACGTATTGTTGGAAAAGGATTAGAACGGTTATTAAATGAATTTACACGCCGAGGGATATACGTATGGAACGTGAGGCGAGAGGGGGAACATTCGCTCACGTGTTATATGCTTCTTCGCGATATTCGCCACGTGCGAGTAGCGATGCGTAAAAGTGGGTGTAAGCTATATGTTCTCGAACGGCGAGGGGCACCGTTTTGGTTGAAAGCGTCATGGAAAAATAGCGGTATCGTTGTCGGACTAGTTGCTTTTATATGCATCGTTTTTTTATTGTCTAATATGATTTGGCGCATTGAAATCACAGGAGCAAATCCAGCGGTAGAGCATAAGGTGAGGCAACAATTAAAAAAAATAGGGATTGAACGAGGTGCGCTACAGTTTGTGATCCCGAGTCCCGAAACGATCCAGCGTACGTTAATGAATCATATGGACACAGTAACATGGATTGGTGTGGAATGGCGTGGTACGACACTTTATTGCCGAGTTGTTGAAAAAAAGCAGCCGACAGAAACGAAATCGAATACCCCCCAACATCTTGTTGCAAAGAAAAAAGCGGTTATTACGTATATGTTTGTTGAGCAAGGGCAAGCAGTTGTAGAAGTGAACGATCATGTCGTTCCAGGACAACTACTCGTTTCCGGTTTTATTGGCAAAGAAGGGCAAACAGAGATCGTGCCAGCGCGCGGTCAAATTTTAGGGGAGACATGGTACAAGTCTACAGTTGTCGTTCCGTTAAAAACGACGTTTTATATGTTGACAGGAAAAAAACGCGAAACACATTACGTTCGTTTTTGGTCGTGGAAAATTCCATTTTTTTGGGATCATGAAGAGCAGTTTTCAATATTTGAAAAACAAGTCGACGAAAAAACGTTTCGTTTCTTGACATGGACGTTACCAATTCGTTATGAAAAAGTGGTGTGGCGCGAAAAAGAAATCGCTGTTCGCGAATATTCATACGATCAAGCAAGGGAAGTGGCGAAACAAATCGCGCGTGAACAGCTGAAGCGGCAGTTGCCTTCGGATGCGACCATCCAAGGTGAAAAAGTTTTGCATGAGACGAAGGAGAATGGTAAAGTAAAAGTAGAAATGCATTACCAAGTCATTGAAAACATTGCGACACCACAACCAATTATTCAAGGAGACTGA
- a CDS encoding phosphate starvation-inducible protein PhoH, with translation MSEQFVTIYPNVQNADEAIALFGTHDVHLKRIEQELGVSIVTRGEAISVSGNKQHIELVDELLRHLLLVIRKGIVISERDVLYALQMAKNGTISYFVELYNEEIGKNAKGKAIRVKTLGQRQYVSAIQRHDLIFGIGPAGTGKTYLAVVMAVQALKNGQVKRIILTRPAVEAGENLGFLPGDLKEKVDPYLRPLYDALHDVLGHEHTQRLIERGAIEIAPLAYMRGRTLDDAFVILDEAQNTTPSQMKMFLTRLGFGSKMVITGDISQVDLPKGVRSGLAIAKDILTNVSGISFVFLEQADVVRHPLVGKIIAAYEDAGM, from the coding sequence ATGTCGGAACAGTTTGTCACGATTTATCCTAACGTACAAAATGCAGATGAAGCGATCGCTTTATTTGGTACGCACGATGTTCATTTAAAGCGCATTGAGCAAGAACTTGGTGTTTCGATTGTGACGCGCGGAGAAGCGATAAGCGTGTCAGGAAACAAACAGCATATTGAGCTTGTTGATGAGTTGCTTCGTCATTTGTTGCTTGTTATTCGTAAAGGCATTGTGATTAGCGAACGAGATGTGCTTTATGCGCTACAAATGGCGAAAAATGGAACAATTTCTTACTTTGTTGAACTGTACAACGAAGAAATTGGAAAAAACGCGAAAGGAAAAGCGATTCGCGTCAAAACGCTCGGTCAGCGTCAATACGTATCGGCTATCCAGCGCCACGACTTAATTTTTGGCATCGGGCCAGCAGGGACGGGAAAAACGTACTTAGCCGTTGTGATGGCTGTACAGGCATTGAAAAACGGACAAGTTAAGCGAATTATTTTAACGCGTCCGGCTGTGGAAGCGGGCGAAAATTTAGGCTTTTTGCCGGGAGATTTAAAAGAAAAAGTGGATCCGTATTTACGTCCGCTTTACGATGCGCTTCATGACGTGCTCGGTCATGAGCATACACAACGATTAATTGAACGCGGTGCAATTGAAATTGCTCCGCTTGCCTATATGCGCGGTAGAACGTTAGATGATGCGTTCGTCATTTTAGACGAGGCGCAAAATACAACGCCTTCGCAAATGAAAATGTTTTTAACACGCCTTGGTTTTGGTTCGAAAATGGTCATTACCGGCGATATTTCGCAAGTCGATTTACCAAAAGGTGTTCGTTCTGGGCTTGCGATTGCAAAAGACATTTTAACGAATGTAAGCGGAATTTCATTCGTCTTTTTGGAGCAAGCTGATGTTGTACGCCATCCGCTTGTCGGCAAAATTATCGCCGCATATGAAGATGCTGGAATGTAA
- a CDS encoding rRNA maturation RNase YbeY → MLIIDFIDETNEMTEEQMNLIEQLLQHAAKEEHVPDEAEVSVTFVDNEKIREINRDYRGKDQPTDVISFALEEMGEEEIAIVGADVPPVLGDIIISVPKAREQAEQYGHSFMRELGFLAVHGFLHLLGYDHETEEEEKVMFAKQEQLLQQFGLTR, encoded by the coding sequence ATGTTAATTATTGATTTTATCGATGAAACGAATGAGATGACCGAAGAGCAGATGAATCTCATTGAGCAGCTATTGCAACATGCTGCAAAGGAAGAACATGTGCCAGATGAGGCAGAAGTAAGTGTTACGTTTGTTGATAATGAAAAAATTCGCGAAATCAACCGCGATTATCGCGGGAAAGATCAGCCGACAGATGTCATTTCGTTTGCGCTTGAAGAAATGGGTGAAGAAGAAATCGCAATTGTCGGTGCCGATGTGCCACCTGTGCTTGGTGATATTATTATTTCCGTGCCAAAAGCACGCGAGCAGGCAGAACAATACGGTCATTCGTTTATGCGTGAGCTCGGTTTTTTAGCTGTCCATGGTTTTTTACATTTACTCGGTTATGATCATGAAACGGAAGAAGAAGAAAAAGTGATGTTTGCAAAACAAGAGCAATTATTACAACAGTTCGGCTTAACGAGATGA
- a CDS encoding diacylglycerol kinase, producing the protein MRWKRFVASVWYALNGVRLAVCYERNMRIHLVAAIIVIVAATVFRVSKMEWLVLLITIGIVISLEIVNSAIERAVDLVTDEYRPLAKEAKDLAAGAVLVFAFLSIIIGISIFLPYLHVFFKNSLHFHK; encoded by the coding sequence GTGCGTTGGAAACGATTTGTCGCTAGCGTATGGTATGCTTTAAATGGGGTTCGTCTTGCGGTTTGTTATGAGCGAAATATGCGCATTCATCTCGTAGCTGCGATTATCGTGATCGTCGCTGCAACGGTATTTCGCGTTTCGAAAATGGAATGGCTTGTGTTGCTGATAACGATCGGTATCGTTATCAGCTTGGAAATTGTCAATAGCGCAATAGAGCGGGCGGTCGATTTAGTGACGGATGAGTATCGACCATTAGCAAAAGAAGCAAAAGACTTAGCAGCTGGTGCCGTACTTGTTTTTGCTTTTCTTTCTATCATCATTGGTATTTCCATTTTTTTACCTTATTTGCATGTATTTTTTAAAAATTCTTTACATTTTCATAAATAG
- a CDS encoding GTPase Era, which translates to MVQEGYKSGFVAIIGRPNVGKSTFLNRVIGQKIAIMSDKPQTTRNKIQGVYTTDDAQIIFIDTPGIHKPKHKLGDFMVKVAQSALQEVDLILFMVNAVEGFGRGDEFIIERLKQVQTPVFLVINKIDEVHPDDLLPLIEQYRSLHSFAEVIPISALQGNNVETLLQQIKNYLPEGPQYYPAHQVTDHPERFIIAEFIREKALHLTREEVPHSIAVVIDSIERRENSDTVYVAATIIVERDSQKGIIIGKRGQMLKEIGQRARADIEALLGSKVFLELWVKVQKDWRNKMAQLRDLGYREDEY; encoded by the coding sequence ATGGTTCAAGAAGGATATAAATCAGGATTCGTAGCAATTATCGGACGACCAAATGTAGGGAAATCTACATTTTTAAATCGCGTCATCGGGCAAAAAATTGCGATTATGAGCGATAAACCGCAAACGACGCGCAATAAAATTCAAGGTGTATACACAACAGATGATGCACAAATCATTTTTATTGATACGCCAGGCATTCATAAGCCGAAACATAAGCTTGGCGACTTTATGGTGAAAGTAGCGCAAAGCGCGTTGCAAGAAGTTGATTTAATTTTATTTATGGTGAATGCTGTAGAAGGGTTCGGTCGCGGTGACGAGTTTATTATTGAACGTTTAAAACAAGTACAAACGCCAGTGTTTTTAGTCATTAATAAAATTGATGAAGTGCATCCTGATGATCTATTACCGCTCATTGAGCAATATCGCTCACTCCATTCGTTTGCCGAAGTCATTCCTATTTCAGCGTTGCAAGGAAATAACGTAGAAACGTTGTTGCAGCAAATTAAAAACTACTTACCTGAAGGACCGCAGTATTATCCTGCGCATCAAGTGACAGATCACCCAGAGCGGTTTATTATTGCCGAATTTATTCGTGAAAAAGCGCTCCATTTAACGCGCGAAGAAGTACCACATTCCATTGCAGTTGTCATCGATTCGATTGAACGCCGAGAAAATAGCGATACTGTATATGTTGCGGCGACGATTATTGTTGAACGCGATTCGCAAAAAGGAATTATTATTGGCAAACGCGGTCAAATGTTAAAGGAAATCGGTCAACGTGCACGCGCTGATATTGAGGCGCTACTCGGTTCGAAAGTGTTTTTAGAGTTATGGGTGAAGGTACAAAAAGATTGGCGTAATAAAATGGCACAGTTGCGAGACCTTGGTTATCGTGAAGATGAATATTAA
- a CDS encoding YqzL family protein → MLDFTWKLFSQTGNIDTYLLFKELERETKEQASDSTYHLSERDYHVL, encoded by the coding sequence ATGCTCGATTTTACCTGGAAGCTATTTAGTCAAACAGGAAATATTGACACGTATCTTTTGTTTAAGGAGCTAGAACGCGAAACGAAAGAGCAGGCGAGCGATTCCACGTATCATTTAAGTGAACGAGATTACCACGTCCTGTAA
- a CDS encoding DNA repair protein RecO encodes MFEKCEGIVIRTIDYGETNKIVTIFTREWGKVAAMARGAKKPSSRLSSVTQIFTYGIFLIQKSRGVGSLHQGELLSTMRHIREDIFLTAYASYIIELTDKATEERRPNPYLFELLLQTLTYMNEGLDAEVLTYIYEMKLLPAFGLYPKLDGCAICGEKEGTFAFSIAQGGFLCHRCFEHDPHRIPMTPSVLKLLRLFYYVDLSRLGQIAVKSETKQQIQTIISSYYDEYSGLSLKTKRFLQQLHTLDGKSGQI; translated from the coding sequence ATGTTTGAAAAATGCGAAGGAATTGTGATTCGAACAATTGATTATGGAGAGACGAATAAAATCGTTACAATATTTACGCGCGAATGGGGGAAGGTTGCTGCGATGGCACGTGGAGCAAAAAAGCCGAGCAGCCGCCTTTCTTCTGTCACGCAAATATTTACATACGGTATATTTTTAATTCAAAAAAGTCGCGGGGTTGGAAGCTTGCATCAAGGAGAATTGCTTTCAACGATGCGCCATATACGTGAAGATATTTTTTTAACAGCATACGCTTCATACATTATCGAATTGACGGATAAAGCAACAGAAGAAAGACGTCCGAATCCATATTTATTTGAGCTCCTTTTACAAACGCTCACATATATGAACGAAGGACTCGATGCGGAAGTGTTGACGTATATATACGAAATGAAGCTGCTTCCGGCATTCGGGCTATATCCGAAGTTGGATGGTTGTGCTATTTGTGGGGAAAAAGAAGGGACGTTTGCTTTTTCGATTGCACAAGGAGGATTTTTGTGTCACCGCTGTTTTGAGCACGATCCACACCGCATTCCGATGACGCCATCGGTTTTAAAATTACTTCGCCTTTTTTACTACGTCGATTTGTCTCGTCTCGGTCAAATCGCTGTTAAATCGGAAACGAAACAACAAATACAAACGATTATTTCATCTTATTACGACGAATATTCGGGCCTTTCGCTGAAGACGAAACGTTTTTTACAGCAACTACATACGTTAGACGGTAAAAGCGGACAAATATAG